From the genome of Mugil cephalus isolate CIBA_MC_2020 chromosome 2, CIBA_Mcephalus_1.1, whole genome shotgun sequence, one region includes:
- the LOC125003716 gene encoding myelin-oligodendrocyte glycoprotein-like isoform X1: MAVTTLFAFVTVASLIEKLPIINQTQMIKVPEGSNLTLQCQTDPEINLEDLALDWRRVDIKNVSDRFVYSRRRRTDHPVKQMQRYKNRAELIKEDLTRGRMTLLIPTVQQSDSGHFRCFISNLSVSFVFNINVTKREDVAMTTSTVSGLVEKRSHWITLGVCICVLLVIGFIIGVLVKNRGIRIYRRRIDEEMGMLRKEDEGDKDKDGDKDEDVTTVNVVMNLQQVQL, translated from the exons atggcaGTAACAACATTGTTCGCTTTCGTGACTGTTGCATCGTTGATCG AAAAACTTCCCATCATCAACCAGACTCAGATGATTAAAGTACCAGAAGGATCTAATTTGACTCTACAGTGTCAAACTGATCCAGAGATCAACCTAGAGGACTTGGCCTTGGACTGGAGGAGAGTGGACATCAAAAATGTCTCAGACCGCTTTGTCTACTCCCGTCGACGTAGGACAGATCATCCTGTGAAACAGATGCAGCGAtacaagaacagagcagagctgattaAAGAGGACCTGACCAGAGGACGGATGACTCTACTGATCCCCACAGTCCAGCAGTCTGACTCAGGACACTTCAGATGCTTCATCTCAAACCTGAgcgtcagctttgttttcaacattAACG tgacaaagagagaggatgtcGCCATGACGACGTCCACTGTGTCTg gtcTTGTAGAGAAGAGAAGCCACTGGATCACTCttggtgtctgtatttgtgtccTCCTTGTCATTGGTTTCATCATTGGAGTCCTGGTGAAGAACAGAGGGATTA GGATTTACAGACGGAGAATAGATGAAGAAATGGGAatgctgaggaaagaagatgaaggagacaaagacaaggACGGAGACAAAGACGAGGACGTCACCACAGTGAACGTGGTCATGAACCTCCAGCAGGTTCAGCTGTGA
- the LOC125003716 gene encoding myelin-oligodendrocyte glycoprotein-like isoform X2, whose protein sequence is MTVTTLFAFLTVASLIEKLPIINQTQMIKVPEGSNLTLQCQTDPEINLEDLALDWRRVDIKNVSDRFVYSRRRRTDHPVKQMQRYKNRAELIKEDLTRGRMTLLIPTVQQSDSGHFRCFISNLSVSFVFNINVTKREDVAMTTSTVSGLVEKRSHWITLGVCICVLLVIGFIIGVLVKNRGIRIYRRRIDEEMGMLRKEDEGDKDKDGDKDEDVTTVNVVMNLQQVQL, encoded by the exons atgacagtaacaacattgtTCGCTTTCTTGACTGTTGCATCGTTGATCG AAAAACTTCCCATCATCAACCAGACTCAGATGATTAAAGTACCAGAAGGATCTAATTTGACTCTACAGTGTCAAACTGATCCAGAGATCAACCTAGAGGACTTGGCCTTGGACTGGAGGAGAGTGGACATCAAAAATGTCTCAGACCGCTTTGTCTACTCCCGTCGACGTAGGACAGATCATCCTGTGAAACAGATGCAGCGAtacaagaacagagcagagctgattaAAGAGGACCTGACCAGAGGACGGATGACTCTACTGATCCCCACAGTCCAGCAGTCTGACTCAGGACACTTCAGATGCTTCATCTCAAACCTGAgcgtcagctttgttttcaacattAACG tgacaaagagagaggatgtcGCCATGACGACGTCCACTGTGTCTg gtcTTGTAGAGAAGAGAAGCCACTGGATCACTCttggtgtctgtatttgtgtccTCCTTGTCATTGGTTTCATCATTGGAGTCCTGGTGAAGAACAGAGGGATTA GGATTTACAGACGGAGAATAGATGAAGAAATGGGAatgctgaggaaagaagatgaaggagacaaagacaaggACGGAGACAAAGACGAGGACGTCACCACAGTGAACGTGGTCATGAACCTCCAGCAGGTTCAGCTGTGA
- the LOC125003720 gene encoding butyrophilin subfamily 2 member A1-like, with protein MTVTTLFAFVTVASLIVSPEKRPIINQTQLIEAPEGSNLTLQCQTDPEINLTNYTLDWRRMDITNVSDRFVYSRRRGTDHPEEQMQRYKNRAELIKEDLTRGWMTLLIPTVQQSDSGHFRCFIPKLRVGFVFNITVTKREDVATTTSPGYRVMNPTVSGPVEKRSHWIILGVCICFLVLGFIIGVLVKNRRIRMRRRRIDEEMGIRR; from the exons atgacagtaacaacattgtTCGCTTTCGTGACTGTTGCATCGTTGATCG tTTCCCCAGAAAAACGTCCCATCATCAACCAGACTCAGCTGATTGAAGCACCAGAAGGATCTAATTTGACTCTACAGTGTCAAACTGATCCAGAGATCAACCTAACAAACTACACCTTGGACTGGAGGAGAATGGACATCACAAATGTCTCAGACCGCTTTGTCTACTCCCGTCGTCGTGGGACAGATCATCCTGAGGAACAGATGCAGCGAtacaagaacagagcagagctgattaAAGAGGACCTGACCAGAGGATGGATGACTCTACTGATCCCCACAGTCCAGCAGTCTGACTCAGGACACTTCAGATGCTTCATCCCAAAGCTGAGGGTCGGCTTTGTTTTCAACATTACCG tgacaaagagagaggatgtcGCCACGACGACGTCTCCAGGATACAGAGTCATGAACCCCACTGTGTCTg gtcCTGTAGAGAAGAGAAGCCACTGGATCATTCTTGGcgtctgtatttgtttccttgttCTTGGTTTCATCATTGGAGTCCTGGTGAAGAACAGAAGGATTA GGATGCGCAGACGGAGAATAGATGAAGAAATGGGAataagaagatga
- the LOC125003730 gene encoding myelin-oligodendrocyte glycoprotein-like — MAVTTLFAFVTVASLIEKRPIINQTQLIKVPEGSNLTLQCQTDPEINLTNYTLDWRRVDIPNVSDLFVYSRRGGTDHPVEQMQRYKNRAELIKEDLTRGRMTLLIPTVQQSDSGHFRCFIPKLSVSFVFNIVVTKREDVATTTSPGYRVMNPTVSGPVEERSYWIILGVCICFLLVLVSSLESW, encoded by the exons atggCAGTAACAACATTGTTCGCTTTCGTGACTGTTGCATCGTTGATCG AAAAACGTCCCATCATCAACCAGACTCAGCTGATTAAAGTACCAGAAGGATCTAATTTGACTCTGCAGTGTCAAACTGATCCAGAGATCAACCTAACAAACTACACCTTGGACTGGAGGAGAGTGGACATCCCAAATGTCTCAGACCTCTTTGTCTACTCCCGTCGAGGTGGGACAGATCATCCTGTGGAACAGATGCAGCGAtacaagaacagagcagagctgattaAAGAGGACCTGACCAGAGGACGGATGACTCTACTGATCCCCACAGTCCAGCAGTCTGACTCAGGACACTTCAGATGCTTCATCCCAAAGCTGAgcgtcagctttgttttcaacattGTCG tgacaaagagagaggatgtcGCCACGACGACGTCTCCAGGATACAGAGTCATGAACCCCACTGTGTCTg gtcCTGTAGAGGAGAGAAGCTACTGGATCATTCttggtgtctgtatttgtttcctccttgttttgGTTTCATCGTTGGAGTCCTGGTGA